The Ornithinibacillus sp. 4-3 region AAATTACTGACGAAGACATCGCCAGAGTAATTGAGGGGGCACAAGTAATGTCCATACCTCCTGAACGAGATATTATAGACGTAATTCCAAAACAATTTATTGTTGATGGATTAGATGAAATTAATGATCCTCGTGGAATGCTTGGTGTTCGTTTAGAAATGGAAGGGACAATTATCACTTGTTCGAAAACGATTTTACGAAATATATTAACTTGTGTAGAACGAGCTAATTTAGAGATTATGGAAATCTGCTTGCAGCCTTTGGCAGCAGGTTCTATTGCTTTGTCAAAAGATGAAAAGAATTTAGGTATTGCTTTAGTTGATATAGGTGCAGGATGTACAACCGTATCTATTTTTGATCATGGAAATATTGCTACAACAAGTGTTATTCCACTTGGTGGAGATAATATTACAAAAGATTTATCCATAGGGCTTCGAACATCAACAGAAGTTGCAGAAGAGGTTAAAGTAAACTATGGACATGCTTATTATAATGATGCTAGAGAAGACGAGACCTTTGAGGTATCTGTTATTGGAAGTAATTCAAAGCAAACCTATAATCAGCTACAAATTTCTGATATGATAGAAGCGAGATTAGAAGAAATTTATCTTTTAGTAGAAAGAGAAATTAAAAAAATGGGCTACCATGATGTTCCAGGAGGCTATGTTTTAACAGGCGGAACAATGAAAATGCCCGGTGTTTTAGAGCTTGCTGAAGACATACTTAGAGCAAATGTACGGGTTGCAATTCCGGATTACATAGGTGTACGCGAACC contains the following coding sequences:
- the ftsA gene encoding cell division protein FtsA, coding for MNNSELVVSLDIGTSEIKVIIGEVLNDSLNIIGVGTAASTGMKKGAIVDIDETVNSIRKAVEQAERMVGIEINQVVVGINGSHIQLHPTHGVVAVQNEQREITDEDIARVIEGAQVMSIPPERDIIDVIPKQFIVDGLDEINDPRGMLGVRLEMEGTIITCSKTILRNILTCVERANLEIMEICLQPLAAGSIALSKDEKNLGIALVDIGAGCTTVSIFDHGNIATTSVIPLGGDNITKDLSIGLRTSTEVAEEVKVNYGHAYYNDAREDETFEVSVIGSNSKQTYNQLQISDMIEARLEEIYLLVEREIKKMGYHDVPGGYVLTGGTMKMPGVLELAEDILRANVRVAIPDYIGVREPQFTAGVGILQFAYHNAKIQGKEIFPSADIGSTGSHEKVKKQSKKKETEEGTKKGSKIANLFKYFFD